From the genome of Oryza glaberrima chromosome 1, OglaRS2, whole genome shotgun sequence:
cttatttgaaaaatttataaaaaatattaaaaaaagtagtcacacataaagtactattcatgttttatcatctaataacaataaaaatactaatcataatatttttttaaataagacgaacggtcaaatgttgaacatgaacagtgctaaaactgcacttattttgggacggagggagtaaataaaACACTACATGGTTACTGGTGACATATGCAAAGCAAAAAAAGCATGGcttaattttgttttgattAGTGGGCTGCTTGAGGTTAAGGATGGATAAACTTCACCAAACGGTTGTTCTTATTTATTTAGAAATTTGTTGGTTACTAAAGTGGCAGACACCAAAAgggtcatatttttttaaaataaataaataaatcaattatACTTAGGTTACTGACATTGCAGCAGCTGCGATGTTTGTGTAGCAGGTGAAACGCCGCGATCAGTGCTAACGAAAGTTATATTGGTTTTTTCAACATCTGAGTGGTCTAATGGGGTCAAATAATGAAAAAAGGCATTCTGATGTTGGCTCCAAATTTCATTTTCAGACACCAAGACTCAACAGAAAATCTTCAGGTTGATGCAGGAACACAGAAGCCAACACATTGGAAGCTACATTCCTTCAGGAATCAGCAACAATTAGTACCCAAATCAACACATTAGACTAAGATTGACTGCAGCCACATGCCTAACTAGCACCCAACTCAGCTAGCCTCACCAATCATCTTTACCTGAACTATCTATCAGGGAAATTCAAGGATGAAAAATTGTGTAAATTCAGGGAGATCCACATTTGAAATTATGTCACGCATTCAGCATGAATTAAATCTCATAATTTCATTATGATATCCAGTTATCCACATATATGGACAAAGCGGACAAATGCCGGCATTTCATCCGCTAATGGGAAGAAAAGGAATGAAGATATATGGTATATAGCTATCAGGGAAAAAGATACAAAAAAATGTACATTTGTTGATTTATGGTCAGCACTATGCAACCATGGTGATCTCAAGGCGCAAGTATATATCATGTCTGTAAATAtatctttttcaaaaaagtttTTACATCTCTATAGGCAGTGAGATGCATGCTACCAAGGCTTCAGGTCGCCCACCGGTCCAGCAGTCCAGTTCAGGGCCCTCTCCCCGGGCTTCAAGAAAACGTTTTCGCCATGTGGAAGCTTGCGAGCGAGACCATTCAGTATCTGATGGAATGCATCTCCTGCCTGAGCAGGCTGGGGGAACAGCATGGCCTGCTTCATCGACGGGTTCGCGAGAAGCCTCTGCTTCCTCAGGATAACATCTGTTGGTATGGATGTCAGGATACTGTCCAGCTTCGGAACATCCTCCTCGGCGACAAACACGCCAATCTCCTCCCAGGGGATAGCATCAGCAAAGGGGAGGACAATGTCATCTGCAATGATCACCGGAATACAACCGAAAACCACAGCTTCCACCAGCCTGGGGCTCCATGGAGCCCAGCCCAATGGGCACAAGCAGAACACAGATCTCTGCATATCTTCGTAGTACGTGGGTGGGTGATCGGTTGAGATGTCAAACAGCGGGTTGTTCTTGAAATTCTCCCAAACCGACGCGCGGGCACCTCTGATAGGACATACAGAAACATCAGACTCCACATGCTACGAGCCAATGAGCAGATGATAGGATGTATTGGAGATAAGCGGAAAATTTACCTTGCATAGTATCCACCCTCAGGATCATTGCTGGTATCGTAGAACAGACCACGGAAATATACAAAGATAGACCGAGGGGTGTCTGGGGGAATAAGATGAGCCTGCATTTTCTGTGGGGGTGCATATGGCGGAATGGTGATCGAGCCGTCCTTCAAGCAGACATGGTTCTTTTGTCCAAAGGTCTGAACCAGGGTGGCACGCTGAAGCAATGGGAGGATTCCACGTCCAATTGCCTTTTCTTCCTGAAACAATAACAGAAGCAAAAGATCAATACGCTGAAATAACCAAAGAGAATGTGGGCACAAAGTATGATAGAAGGTGCCAATCAGGGTAGATGATTAATCATGAATATGAATCTGACCTTAGTGTGACATTTAAATAGGttgagagaaaatatttttttctgaaaaatatttatattctaCAAAGGGACAAAGAACATGTGCAAACTGAAGTCTTCCAATTAAATCAGAGTTGCCAACTAATAATATTAATACAGTGAATCTAACATCTTGATGCCCCCCATTGCTCCCCATGTTCTCTGCTGCAATTAGAAATGTCCCAGCTGTTGCAAACTTAAGTGTTCAGTACTAAACTAATGCTCAAAGTCCAGTATTTGCTCACTAAAGGAGGAATAAATGTGTCCAACAGCAAGGTTTTGTACTTGTGCATGTACCTGATAGTGGAAGCAAGCGCCAAAGTCATGTGGTGTAACAAAGAAATGATCAGCCCCCTCTGATCTATTCCAGTAAGGCCAATTTGTTGCAATCAGCTCAATTGCGCTGCGCATCATTCTTGGGGATTTGAAGGGCAAGGGAAGACCGGAGGGAGTCAGGTCGCATGTAGTGTACACCGGTGTGTAGAACCAATCAGCTTCCTCGGGATTAAAAGTTCGGACAGCGCTTGACAACAGGAACCGGTGCATGAAAATCTCAGCGGCAAACATGTGGTTCAGGCACCTAGGATCCTTCTTCAGCAGCTTCTTGTTGTACTTGCTTGGGAGATCATAGACATAGACCTTAAGCCTCCCAACAGGGTCATCTTCCAACACATCACCAGCACTTCCTGCATTTGTTTCGCCACAATATTAAGCAAAAGCTATGGAGTATCTATCGACCTTGCACAGAATTAGGGAAAAGAATATTCTAAATTTTAGAAGCATAGCTTGGGATCAAGGTATGATACCTAAGCAACCTACAGGGATAAAGTAAGTGTGTTCCTATGCTAGATTAAATGAAACATAATTAGGCTAATGGCTATGTTCTTATCATATTGGTGCCTAGGAACATGATACTGCATATCATaaagaagatgaagaggaggaaAAATATTTGAAGGTTCAGAGGACAGAATGGCATTCAAGTTTTTTGGCAGCAGACGTCTCGAGGACCACAAAATCCAATAAGAAAGAATGCCTACCATCAACAGGTGTATCAATACCAGTAGATGTTCAATAAAACAAGGTTTAAACTGAATCCAAGCATTGAACCATAACTCAACCAAATCATTTAGAATAATACACCAACATAAACAACATCCATTTGCGTCTGATCTGAAATAGATCCTATATATTTAGGGTGGAGAGGTCTGACCACAAACAAATCAAATTGACAGgctaaatgatttcaaaatgCTTTGCTTTAACAGTTTCTTAGATACACAAATAAGCAGCTTGGGTTGAGTTCTACTAACTGACAAGAATGTATCCATCAAGATCAAAACCAAGAAGAGAAtaacacaagaaaaacaaaggCCCCCCACCTGAGATCCTCTCTGTCTGGTGGCCCTGCCGCACCTCCTGGGCCTGAGCTCCAAGGAAgaagcatgcagcagcagcaagaatgGCAATGGCCAAGACCCACCTCCTCATCTTCTTGATCCCCACAGGCCTCTTCCCAGCACCtgtgtctcctctcctctccaaccCTCTCCCTGTCCGGCCTTATGAGCTAGCAGGCAATTGCCAGGAGGTAATTAAAGGATCCAAGGAGAAGGGGAAAACTTTTCTGGCAATTCTCCTACCAAGAAGCGTTTGGTGAGTTGAGAAGGTGAGGGGAGGCTTTCCTAggcttccttccttcttcctccaacTCCACATATAAGCAGGCTTCAAGAACAATTAGGGGGGCCATGCTCTTACttaaaaggaagaaagaaataaaGGAAAGAGATTAATATTTGCTCAGAGAGGGTAGGAGGGCTGTCTACTGCTGattcttttgcttctttttctatGCACCCCCCCTTTTCCTCCAGCTTTCCTTGCTTTTTCCTCTTACACCAATGATGAGCTGTAGTTCTGTGGAGCTCCTAATAGTCTATTGCAAATGTGTTCCAAAAAAGAGGTTCGGTGAGAGGTTTACCTCCTCTTCAGATGTCAAGTTTCTTTCCTTTCACCAAACATGGACTAGACCTCTCACTTGTCTTACCTTAACATGTCAAACTCTTcacttctttctctctctctatctccttgattttttttttaacccaaGAATTACTACCCTCCATCTATGATCTGCCaaatagttaatttttttcagtttCATGTTTCTCCGgtccttttcttttggtttaCTTATTCCGCATGACAGTCAAGCCGTTTCCTCCAGGATATCGTGGTGATTTGGATTGTTGCCTCCTTTGCACATGGTGATTCATTCATTTCATTGTCATGGCTCATGAGACACCCATGAGAGGGGGGTCATAATCATTGGCAACAAGGCCCCCATTTGCAGTTAATACCTTCCATTTGTTTATACAATATTAAAAATCTTGGGAGGGACAATTCACAGTACTCTCTTACCTATACTTTATTGGTGGTGATTGTTGATTGCAGAGGAAGAGATTAGTGCCAATGCTCATCTCCCCAAAAAAAGATTAGTGCTAATGCTGCAATTACCTGCTTGTAGGGTTTGGTGAAGGTTAGTACTACAAGTAGTAGagctgtttgtttgtttgttatgCTTCTTCTTCCATAATTTGGGATTAAGCAAAATGGGGACCCCAACTCCCAAGAAAGTCTATGAACTGAACATCCCCAAAGACTTCTTTAACATGGTAGACCCCCCATGTGAGCATCTCAAAtttagaggattttttttaatttgagaaaaagaaaacggatCTGAAATTGGATGGCTTTGATTTCTGTTGAGCGGAAAGATATCAAAAACAGCACAAAAGCAGCGGATCATCGGTGTGTTCTTGCGTTACTAGTGCCTATAGCTCTTGGTTGAACTGTTGGGGAGCAAGTGGGGCGTACCGATGGATGGATGCTCGgcgagcgccgccaccgctgcgaCGAAGCGGCGCGCgcaccctcgccggagcagggcatcgtcgccgccgcaggggAGGCACGCCTCGGagtcggtcgccgccgccgacgaggaaaAGGCGGTGAAAATGTGAAATCCTCTGCCGTTGGGGCGTACCACGTACAGTAGAATTACGCTTCGACACGGCGAAAGCGTATTCGGTGCAGGCGTATTCCGTATTCGTTTTGTCCGCTTCGCAGCTCAACCCGTAGACGCGTTTAGCTCACTCGCTGTGTTATGTGTTCGTTCGTTCAAATTCGTCGAGGCGAACGTGTCGTGAATATAATTAAATTGAGCGGTTTTTGTCGTCGAATCGAATGTGTTACAGCATAATTAAACTATTTTTACAGATATTTTATACATACTACTATACATGATACACCCAAcccttctcttaaaaaaaaaaattgatacacCCGTTGACTTTCAACGACAACAAGGAGCACTAGTATTTTTTTACACCCATTGACCTGGAGTAACTGATGCGGACAgctggggaaaaaaataaagacgacaacaagctactcgcAATATACAA
Proteins encoded in this window:
- the LOC127753824 gene encoding probable glucuronosyltransferase Os01g0926700, which encodes MRRWVLAIAILAAAACFFLGAQAQEVRQGHQTERISGSAGDVLEDDPVGRLKVYVYDLPSKYNKKLLKKDPRCLNHMFAAEIFMHRFLLSSAVRTFNPEEADWFYTPVYTTCDLTPSGLPLPFKSPRMMRSAIELIATNWPYWNRSEGADHFFVTPHDFGACFHYQEEKAIGRGILPLLQRATLVQTFGQKNHVCLKDGSITIPPYAPPQKMQAHLIPPDTPRSIFVYFRGLFYDTSNDPEGGYYARGARASVWENFKNNPLFDISTDHPPTYYEDMQRSVFCLCPLGWAPWSPRLVEAVVFGCIPVIIADDIVLPFADAIPWEEIGVFVAEEDVPKLDSILTSIPTDVILRKQRLLANPSMKQAMLFPQPAQAGDAFHQILNGLARKLPHGENVFLKPGERALNWTAGPVGDLKPW